A region of the Mycoplasma capricolum subsp. capricolum ATCC 27343 genome:
CAAAATCTTTATAATTTTCTAATTTTTTTAATAATAAGTTAGAATTCTCATCTTTAATTTTATTTAATTCACCATTAATTTCTTCTTTTAGTTCAATAATTTCCAAATCTACATATTTTTTTAACCTTTTAAAATAATCATTAAAAGCATCAACATAAAATGCTTTATCTAATTTACCAAAACAAATTATTTTGATTTTCATAGATTTTAAAATTTAAATCCACCTTTAGAAAGATTTGGCATTCTTCCACTTTTAATCATTTTAGTTATTTCTAAAACTTGTTTTTTACCTTTTTCAAAAGAATTTATTAATTCATTAAATTCTTTTTCGCTTCGACCTGATCCTTTAATAATTCTATTTTTTCTACTTATTGCTTTTAAAACCCTTGGATCACGTCTTTCTTTTAAAGTCATTGAATCCATTAAAATTGAAAATACAGCTAATTTTCTTTGAGCATCTTGAATTTGTGATTCACTTACTTTATTAATAGGTAACATTTTCATTAACTTATTTAAACTACCCATTTTTGCAATTTGTGCTAACTGATTTCTTAGATCTTCTAGATCAAATTGACCTAAAAACATTCTATTCATAGTTTTTTGAATAGAACGTTCGTCAATATTTTCTACAGCTCTTTCAAATAAAGTTTCAATATCACCCATTCCCATTAATCTATCGGCCATTCTTTTTGGATAAAAAGCAGCTAAAGCATTGTATCCTTCACCTTCACCAATAAACTTAATAGGTAATTTAGTTAAATAGCTAATAGATAAAGTAGCTCCTCCTCTAGCATCTCCATCTAATTTAGTAACAACAACTCCAGATAGTTTTAACTTATTATTAAACTCATTTGTAACATTGATAATTTCTTGACCACTCATTCCATCAACAACTAATAAAATTTCACTTGGTGATGTTTTTTTCTTTAAATTATCTAATTCAGTCATTAAAACTTGATCAACTTGTAATCTTCCTGCTGTATCTAAAATTACAACATCAAAATTATTTTCTTGTGCATATTCTAAGGCTTCTTGTGCAGTTAAAACAGGATCTTGTTTTCCTTTTTCAAATACTTGTGTATTTGTTTTTTGTCCAAGTTGAATTAGTTGTTCAATAGCTCCCGGTCTGTAAATATCTAAACCAACTAATAAAACTTTTTTCTTATTTTTTTTGTTTAATAAATAAGCAAGTTTATTAGCAGTAGTAGTTTTACCACTTCCTTGTAATCCAACCATCATAACAACACTTGGCTTTTTATTTAGTTCTAAAGGCGCATTTTCTTTTCCTAAAATATTGACTAATTCTTCGTGAACAATTTTAATCATTTGTTGATGAGCATTAGCACCTTCAAATATATACCCACCTAAAGCTTTTTGCTTTACATTACTAATAATTTCTTTAGTTGCTTCAATATTAACATCTGCTTCTAGTAAAGATAATCTAATTTCTTTTAATGTTTCTTTAATGTTTTCTTCATTTAAAGTAGAATTTTTCATATTTTTTTCAATGCTTTTTTGCATTCTTTTTGATAAAAAATCACCAAATCCCATATTAACTCCTTTTTTAACTAAAACCTATTTTATTTTAAAACATCAGTTTCTTTTCTTTCTCTTATTACTGTTATTGTTATTTCACCAGGAATAATTACTTTATTTTTAATTTCTTCTTTCATTTTTTCTAAAATCATAGCTAAATCTAAATCAGAAGCAACTAACGGATCAACTATTAATCTAATTTGACGACCAGATTGTAATGCATATGTTTTAGCAACTCCTGGAATAGAATTACCAATCTTTTCAATTTCAGTCATTCTTAAAATAAATTCATCAATTGCATTATATCTAGCTCCAGGTCTTGAAGCTGAAATAGAATCAGCAATAGCAACAATAGCAGCTATTTCGCTTTCTTTTTCTTTATCTTCATGATGAGATTCAATGCAATTTAT
Encoded here:
- the ffh gene encoding signal recognition particle protein, with protein sequence MGFGDFLSKRMQKSIEKNMKNSTLNEENIKETLKEIRLSLLEADVNIEATKEIISNVKQKALGGYIFEGANAHQQMIKIVHEELVNILGKENAPLELNKKPSVVMMVGLQGSGKTTTANKLAYLLNKKNKKKVLLVGLDIYRPGAIEQLIQLGQKTNTQVFEKGKQDPVLTAQEALEYAQENNFDVVILDTAGRLQVDQVLMTELDNLKKKTSPSEILLVVDGMSGQEIINVTNEFNNKLKLSGVVVTKLDGDARGGATLSISYLTKLPIKFIGEGEGYNALAAFYPKRMADRLMGMGDIETLFERAVENIDERSIQKTMNRMFLGQFDLEDLRNQLAQIAKMGSLNKLMKMLPINKVSESQIQDAQRKLAVFSILMDSMTLKERRDPRVLKAISRKNRIIKGSGRSEKEFNELINSFEKGKKQVLEITKMIKSGRMPNLSKGGFKF